Proteins from a genomic interval of Gossypium hirsutum isolate 1008001.06 chromosome A09, Gossypium_hirsutum_v2.1, whole genome shotgun sequence:
- the LOC107889494 gene encoding homeobox-leucine zipper protein HAT14 translates to MELALSLGDPSKSFSFLDKTPKLSSKDLGFCMGLRLQEKVDAFEGEAATGDGDYKRVSSDPPHQLDLLPFSPVPRVQPSSQLRFPWLTDNVMEMGSLDGRGRGLDVNRLAVVALGEEAEEGAALSSPNSAASSFQVDFGFTNGSSRGKREVEMETERGSSRASDDDDNGSTRKKLRLSKEQSAFLEESFKEHNTLNPKQKLALAKQLNLRPRQVEVWFQNRRARTKLKQTEVDCEYLKRCCETLTEENRRLQKELQELRALKASQPFYMQLPATTLTMCPSCERVATTSTTADGKNGLLPLTKTSG, encoded by the exons atgGAATTGGCTTTGAGCTTGGGCGATCCTTCAAAGTCGTTTTCATTTCTTGACAAAACCCCAAAGTTATCAAGCAAGGATTTAGGGTTTTGTATGGGGCTCAGGTTACAAGAGAAGGTGGACGCTTTTGAAGGTGAAGCTGCTACCGGAGATGGAGATTACAAAAGGGTTTCTTCAGATCCACCTCATCAGCTAGATCTTCTTCCTTTCTCTCCAGTTCCTCGCGTCCAACCTTCTTCTCAGCTTCGTTTTCCTTGGCTCACTGATAACG TGATGGAAATGGGTTCATTGGATGGACGGGGAAGAGGTTTAGACGTGAACCGGTTGGCGGTGGTGGCGTTGGGGGAGGAAGCAGAGGAAGGGGCGGCGCTGTCATCTCCGAATAGCGCAGCGTCTTCATTCCAGGTAGATTTCGGGTTTACAAATGGGAGCAGCAGAGGGAAGAGGGAGGTGGAAATGGAAACTGAAAGGGGTAGCTCAAGAGCCAGCGACGACGATGACAATGGTTCTACTCGGAAGAAACTCAGGCTGTCTAAAGAACAATCTGCTTTTCTCGAAGAAAGTTTCAAAGAACACAACACTCTCAATCCC AAGCAAAAACTTGCCTTGGCCAAGCAGTTGAACCTTCGACCTCGCCAAGTAGAAGTTTGGTTTCAGAACAGAAGAGCAAG GACAAAGTTGAAGCAAACGGAAGTGGATTGCGAGTATTTAAAGCGATGTTGCGAGACACTGACAGAGGAAAACAGGAGGTTACAAAAGGAACTGCAAGAATTAAGAGCTTTGAAAGCTTCCCAACCATTTTACATGCAGTTACCTGCCACCACCTTAACTATGTGTCCTTCGTGTGAGCGTGTCGCCACTACTTCCACCACCGCCGATGGCAAAAATGGACTCCTACCGCTGACTAAGACTAGTGGATAA